GAGAAATTTAATGAACTTGGTAGACCTGTTCTTTTAGGAACTTCAAGAAAGTCATTTATAGGTAAGATATTAAATAATATCTCCCCAGAGTACCGACTTGAGGGCTCTCTTGCCTCTGCAGTAGTAGGATATATTAAAGGTGTAAAGATATTCAGGGTCCATGATGTAAAAGAAACCAGACGAGCCCTTGAAGTTGTTGATGCTATAGAAAGAGGATAAAAAGATGAGGATATTGTGCCTGGATGTAGGTGAGAAACGGGTAGGAGTTGCGATAAGTGATGAGACAAAAACACTTGCGAGAGGGCTTGGTAGAATTGAACGTGGTGAAAAAGAAGTGGAAAGGATAAAGGAACTTATAATAAAGTATGAAATTGAAAGTATTGTATATGGACTTCCACTAAGGATGGATGGTTCTATAAGCAGTCAAACAGAAAGAACCATTGCCTTTATAGAAAAACTTAAAAAAGAAATTGAAATCCCTTTCATTCCCTTTGATGAGAGATTAAGCACACAGCAGGCAGAAACAATTCTCATTGAGGCGGACTTAAGCAGGAGGAAAAGAAAAAAATTCATAGATAAACTATCCGCACAGATAATACTTCAGAATTACCTTGATTCGTTGAAAAAAGATGTAATGGAAGAGATGTAGTAATTACTTATCTTCTGTCCATGTAGAAGCAACATTTTCGGCTACTTTTTTTGCTACATTCTTATCCAGTGCAGAAGGGATTATATATTCAGGAGAGAGTTTATTCTCAGGGATATAGTTAGCAATGGCATGACTTGCTGATATTTTCATCTTCTCCGTAATCTTTTTTGCTCTTACATCAAATACACCTCTAAAAATACCAGGAAAAGCGAGAAGATTGTTTATCTGGTTTTCCATATCACTTCTTCCTGTTCCCACAATAAATGCTCCTGCCTTTTTTGCTTTTTCAGGCATAATCTCAGGAACAGGGTTAGACATAGCAAAAACAATAGCCCCTTTATTCATTATTCTTATCATATCCTCACTTACTGTATCAGGTCCTGAAACACCAATAAAAACATCTGCATCTTTCATCGCATCAGCGAGTGTTCCTAACTTTGATGGTAGAAGATATCTTATTATCTCTTCCTTTGCAAAGTTCATATTTTCTTTTCTATCCTTACATATGATACCGCTTCTATCACACAACAACATCTTTCTCGCGCCAGCATAATAAAGGAATTTCACTATAGCTATTCCTGCTGCACCGGCACCGTTTATCACAATTTTTATATCTTCCATCTTTTTATTGACAAGTTTAAGGGCATTGATAAGAGCAGCAAGTACAACTACAGCGGTACCATGCTGGTCATCGTGAAAAACAGGAATAGGAAGTGTTTCTATAAGCCGTTTTTCTATTTCAAAACATCGGGGGGCAGAAATGTCCTCAAGATTTATACCTCCAAAGGTAGGAGATATTAATGTAACTGTATTTACTATCTCATCTGTATCCTGACTGGATATACATACAGGAATAGCATCAACCTCACCAAACTCCTTAAAAAGTATTGCCTTACCTTCCATGACAGGTAGCGCTGCCTCTGCACCTATATTACCAAGTCCCAATACCGCACTACCGTCAGTAACCACAGCGACAGTATTCCATTTTGAGGTATATTCATAAACGAGTGACTTGTCTTTATTTATCTCCCTGCATGGCTCTGCAACTCCCGGAGTATATGCAAGGGAAAGGTCTTTCTTGTCTTTCAATGGGACTTTTGATTTTATCTCTATCTTCCCTTTTGCTCTTTTATGTAGTTTGAGTGAATCAGAATATACATCTGTCATTTTACTCGTCCTTTTATTCTACACCGTTCCCCTCTCCCCAAAAAGGAGAGAGGGGAAAGTATATCCGTTACTTAAAAATTGTTGTATGCAGAATAAACGAAGCAAATACAATTGCCACTATGGACATAAGTTTTATAAGGATATTCAGTGAAGGACCTGCTGTATCCTTGAATGGGTCACCTACTGTATCACCTGTAACAGCTGCCTTATGTGCATCTGTTCCTTTACCTCCAAAATTTCCTTTCTCTATATATTTCTTTGCATTATCCCATGATGCTCCTGCATTTGCCATCATAACCGCGAGGACAAATCCACCTGCCATTGCTCCCACCAGTAAACCCATCAATGCTTCAGTACCCAGTAAAAGACCCACTACTACTGGAAGTATTATAGTAATAATTGCTGGCTTAAGCATCTCCTTCTGTGCTGATTTTGTACAGATATCTACTGCCCTCGCATAGTCAGGTTTCACCTTACCATCCATAAGTCCTGCTATCTCTCTGAATTGTCTCCTTACCTCCTCTACGATATCCTGTGCTGTCCTGCCCACTGCCTTTAATGCCATAGAAGAGAAAGACATAGGATACATTACCCCAATGAAAATACCAGAAAGAAGACGAACATTCATTACAGAAAGGTCCATATTACCACCGAGCATAACAATCTGTTCCTTAAAAGCAGCAATAAGCGCAAGTGTGGTAAGCGCAGCAGAACCGATAGCAAAACCCTTACCTGTTGCTGCAGTAGTATTTCCGAGTGCATCAAGTTCATCTGTCCTCTGTCTAACAAAAGGTGGCTGGTGAGACATCTCTGCATTACCTCCTGCATTATCTGCTACTGGACCGTATGAATCAGTTGCAAGCGTTATACCCAGTGTACTTAAAAGTCCTACTCCCGCAAGTCCTATTCCATAAAGTCCCATTGTAGGTTGATAAAGTCCGCCAGCGAACATATAGGCACCTATAGTAGCAAGAACAATTACTAATATCGGAACAGAAGTTGAATACATACCATTAGCAATTCCCTCTATCATAACAGTAGCATGCCCTGTAAGTGATGCCTTTGCTACATCTCTCGTTGGTTGATAACTATCTGATGTATAGTACTCAGAGAAAAAACCAATAAGCAGTCCTGCTATAACACCACATATAACAGAACCATATATTCCTTTATATTCAGGGCCAAGTATCATAGTAATTGCAAAATAAGAAGTAATTATTACAATTCCTGCCGCAATGTATATCCCCTTCCTTAATGCCATCAACAGACCTGCCTGTGTTGCATCCTCTTTAACACTAACAAAGAAAGAGCCAATAATGGAAGCAAATATACCGAGTGCTGCTATAGCGAGAGGAAGAGAGATTCCATAATATCCTAATCCAGCAGAGACCGAAAGTGCCATTGTAGCAAGTATTGAACCCACATATGACTCATAAAGGTCTGCTCCCATTCCTGCTATATCTCCAACATTATCTCCAACATTATCAGCAATAACGGCAGGATTTCTCGGGTCATCTTCTGGAATTCCAACTTCAACCTTACCTATTAAATCAGCACCAACATCCGCTCCTTTCGTATATATACCCCCTCCTACCCTGGCAAAAAGTGCTTGTGCACTTGCACCCATTCCAAAACATACCATTGTAGCGGCAATATAGTTAAGGTCTGGATGTAACCATCTTACAATACTATATCCCACACTGATAAAAAACAGGGCAAGCCCTACTACAATCAAACCCATAACAAGCCCTGAGGAAAACGCTAATCTTAGTGCTTCATTAAGTGAATTTTTTGCTGCATTAGTTGTTCTGGCTGATGAATTTGTTGCAATAGTCATTCCTATATAACCACTTAAAGCAGAGAAAAAACCACCTGCCAGAAAAGCAAATGGGACAAAGATATTAGTGTATCCAAATCCTGTAAGAACAAGAAGGATTACAAAAACGATACTAAAAAATATCCCTACCCCTTTATACTGCCTTATAAGATATGCCCTCGCTCCTATTCTTATTGCCTGGGCAATCTCTATCATTTCAGGTGTTCCCTCTGACTTCTTCATAATGCTTTTTACAAGAATACCTGTGAAAGCAATCGCTACGAGTGAACTAATCAAAGCAAAAACCTGCATTCCTATTCCTTCCATTTCCTTTTCCTCCTTTCAAGAAACATTATATAGAGACATTGCCTTTTCAATTCCACTTCTAACAATCTCCTCTATTGCTAATACTGCTTTTTCAAGTGATTGCTCAATCAATGGTTTCTCTTCCTGTAGAAAAGGAGATAGCACATAATCAACATACGACACATCTAAATTCTCCTTCCCTATTCCTATTCTAACACGGATAAAATCCCTGCTTCCTAACTCATTTACAACGGAAAGTACGCCTTTATGACCGCCAGGTCCCTTTCCAGTGGTTATCTTTATCTTCCCTAACTGAACATCAAGTTCATCATGTATTATTATATAGTCCTTCATTTCTCCATTAAATCTTTCAAAGACCTTTTTCACTGCTATCCCACTTTCATTCATAAATGTCTTTGGTTTTATAAGGATAACAGGAACTGATATTATACTGCTTTCCCATCCTCTATAATAATGTGTTTTAATAACTTTTGAAGGATAATACTTTTTTCTCAATAAGTCAATAACTTTAAATCCAATGTTATGTCTTGTATTCCCGTATCCAATTTTTGCATTACCAAGTCCAATTATTATCTTCACTCTTTCTCTGCTTTTTCTCTCGCTTCTTTCTCTCTTCTTCTCTCTTCTGCTTCCTTCTGTGTAATTACTTCTGGCTCTGTAGGCACTTCAGAGACAACTGCTTCAGCACCTTCTTCCACCTCTATCTTTTCTGCTTTTGGTGCAAGAACTGTAACCACAACCTTTTCAGGGTCATCAACTAAAGAAACACCTTCAGGTAAAACAATATCTTTAACTAAAATAGCATGCCCTATATCAAGGTTTGATACATCAACCTCTATTAATGCAGGAATCCTATCAGGTAGTGCCTGAACCTGCAATTCTCTCAATTCCTGTTCAAGAATACCTCCTTTTTCTATCCCCGGAGATTCTCCAACAAGATGCACAGGAATTCCCATTCTTACTGAATGGTCCATACTAATCCTGTAAAAATCAAGATGCAGAATATCTCCACGTATCGGGTCTGTCTGGATATCCTTAAGTATGGTCTTCACTGTCTCCTTTTTCTTCCCTTTCTTAATCACGATATCAGCCATTACATTATGTGACTCCAGTTTCCTTATAATATCCTCTGCACTCTTTTTTTCAACTTTAAGGGGTATCGGTTCATAACCAGGTCCATAAAGAACCGCTGGTATAAAACCACCTGCTCTAAGTTTTCTCGCAACTCCCTTTCCTATTCCCTCTCTCTCTTCTGCTGTAAATTGTATCTTGTCCATAAAAAGTCCTCCCTCTTTTTTATGCTTATTCTATTGATTTTAAGATTTTATAATTTTATCATATCAGAAAAAAATATCAAAAAAGTAGATAGGGGATTCTATAAAGGTAAAAAATCTTATAGTTTTACTTCAAGTCCTGTAATAGCAATAAGGACTGGTGAAAATGTGTAGGTGTTTTCTGAACAGAATTCTATACTCTTTATTATTTATAGGGTCCCATATTTGTCCCATTTTAGGAAAGTTAGATTTATATTACTCAGATGGAAAAAATCTCATAGTTCTGTGATATATAACTTTTCTTTTTTACACACTTTCTAAATGAATGTGGTATAATATATACCCAAATGAGAAAAGTTATACCCCATATAAAAAAAACTTATATTGTTTTCAGAATTAAACCTGTAGAGATCGGGTTTACACCAGAAAAAATATGGTGTCCCAGTCCATCCAACGACCATCGGACAGAACCGTATGATATACCCTGTAAGATAGTAATTGGAAATAGAATAACCTCACAAACAGGTGCTAAATTTACTCCATTACCTTTTTCAGTAGCACTAATAGGTAAGGATAAAAAAGTACTTTTATATATTAAAGCGAAAAAAGGTTGGCACCTCTGGAACTTTGTAGAATTTAAAGCAACCTCTTCATCAATAGAAGTATCTGTAGACCTTGAAGGACATACCAATCCAGCAAAAGCATTAAAAAATATCTCTCTCTTTATCTCTCCAGAATGTAATGGAGAAAACCCAATGCAGATGTTGTCAAAAGCAACAGAAATTTTATATCCACAGGTGGTAAAAAATAAAAGAAATATCCCTGATTGGTGGTTAATGCCTATCTACTGTGGCTGGGGAGACCAGGTAGCAACCTCTCTGTTTATGGAAGGACCCGGACCAGAAACACGGGCACTGGCTTATTGTACACAAGGACTTTATGAAAAATGGATATCAAAACTTGAAGAAGCAGGGATTCCCATCGGAATTGTTATTATTGATGCGGGATGGTCACCTGCAGGGACACTGGAGCCCTATAAAAATCAATGGCCTGACCTGAGGGGTTTTATAGAAAGGCAACATAAAAAAAACAGAAAAGTACTTTTATGGTTTGCTACCTTTCTCTATGAAGGACTTCCGGATAAATGGTGTATATTTGCAGGGAAGACAAAATTGGTTGCAGACCCTACAAATCAGGAATACAGACACTTTCTTAAAAAACAGATATTCCGGCTTATATCTTCTGATAAAGGGTGTTTTGATGCAGACGGTTTTAAAATAGACCAGCTTTCTTATGTGCCTTCTGAAAGAAGTTTAAGGAGTGGTGAACAATGTGGTAGGACTTATCTACTTAAAAAATTTAAAGGAGACCTTAAAATAAAAGGAAAGGGATGGGGATGTGAACTTTTATATCAACTTCAGAAAGATATATATACTACTGCTAAAAAAGCAAAACCAGATGCTTTAATTAACAGCAGTACAGTACACCCTTATTTTTATGACACTTTTGATATGGTCCGACTTCATGATACAGGAACCCTTCCTGAAGGAACTGTTTTAGAAGCAATGAAAGCGCGTGCAGACCTCGCAAGAGCAGTATTACCTTATCATCCTGTTGATACTGATAATTGGGTTTATGGGAACTATGAAAAGTGGCTGGAGTATACAATGAACAGTTATAAGATAGGTATCCCCTGTATATTCTATTCAGAAAGATTTGTTTTATCCTTCACAAAAAATCCTACTACCTGTGAAATACCTGAAATAGACCTGAAGAAAATAGTATCTATATGGGAAAGATATATAGATAATCTTAAAAAAATGAAGTAAAATTATAACAGGAGAAAAATGTGAAAACATCTATTGAGAATAAGCTGAAAAAGATTGTATCTATACTGGAAGACAAAAAAGCAGAAGATATAAAAGTCCTTTTTGTAGGGAAGCAGACCTGGATTACTGACTATTTTGTAATTGCATCTGGAAACTCTCCTGTACACACGAAAACACTTGCAGAGGCACTCCTGTATGGAATAGAAGAACACCCTATCTCTATAGACGGACTAAAAAGAGGCAGGTGGGTGCTCATTGACTATGGTGAGGTAATTATCCATATATTTCTACCTGAAGCAAGGTTATATTACAAACTTGAGAGGTTATGGGCAGAAGTTTAATAGCATTAATTTATATTCTGTTTTTCTATCAGTTTATTGAGTGCATCAGCGAGTGATTTGAAAAAATCCTTTTTCCTCAATCTTATGGGCTCAACCTTTTTACCTTCAGCTATCTCTCTAATAGTTCTTTCAATCCTGAAGATAGGACCTGCTATCCTGTGGAGATAAAAGATACCAAAAACAAAGGCAAATAAGAGAATCACAACCAGCATTAAACCAACACGACTAAGTATTAAAAAATTGATACTCTTTACCAGTTCATATGCATTAGCCATCCCACCCTGTGCATCAAGTTCATTCAGTATAGTATTGAAAGTAAGATAGTATGTCCCCACTCCAGCAATAATAATACCTATAAGTAGAAGATATATTATAATACCGGAATATATAAACTGAAGTGGCTTATTTATCAAGTATTTCCTTCTTCTAATTTTCATTTTTCACCTCACTGAAAGTTAGGATACTTTTCAGAATGCCAGACAATATCCTCGTCTACTCCTTTCCCCCCTTCTTTTCTATCTCTTCCATAACTACCTAATAAAAAATACTCTTTGGTTGGAAAATATCCATAAATATATACGAGGAAATAACTCGTTGGTTGACTTGCAAGCCATGCCTCCATATAGTTAGTTCCATCTTTAATATTAACCTGTCTTTCATATATCTGAGGATGGGGAGGTTTGGCACAAAAATCTTTATGAGAAAAAATTGTAGTGCCATTGACACAGACATATGCTGAAGCAACACCATAATTTTCAATTTTCATAGTTGCTGTCTGTGATGTTGCTTCAAAATTAAAATAATATGAAAATGGTTTACCTGTTCCCCTAATAAAAGGTGGAGAACCAAAAACATTTGTCAAAGGTATTTTATAAAAATATGGTGTCTTCCATGGATCAATCGGTATGGACACGCTATAAGGTCCATGCCAGCCCTTTTCCATCCCTGAAGGTGGAGATTTAGATAGTATATCAGAAAGAACTACAGGATATAAACCAGTATCATCTTTTATTGTCTGAAGTATCTGAGCAAGTTGTGCAATCTGTGTCTTTGCACTTACAACCCTTGCTTTATGGAGAATTAGTGAAACCATCTTTAACGATATTGCAGCTACTATTATAACTATGGTAACCGCTATAATCAGTTCGGTAAGAGTAAATCCTTTCTTCATTACTTTTCCTCTATTTATTTTACCTTTTATAATGTAGTATTGTCAATTTAAACAAATATGATGTATAATTTTTCCTATGGGAAAAATAAATAGAAATATATTCAGAGAATATGACATAAGAGGAATTTATGAGAAAGACCTAAAAGGAGATATTCCATATCTTTTAGGAAGAGGATTTGGAACCATTGTAATGAAAAATGGTAAAAGAAATATATGTGTTGCAGGTGATAATAGAATTACTACGCCTGGACTAAAAGAAAGGTTGGTTTCAGGACTGCTTGACTCTGGATGTGATGTAACAGATACAGGAATAGTACCTACCCCTGTTTTATACTTTGCTGTTCATAATTATCAATTTGACGCAGGAGTTATGGTTACTGCAAGTCATAATCCACCTGAATTTAATGGCTTCAAGATGGTTATAGGAAATAAAAGTTTATATGGTCAGGAAATACAGGAAGTCGCAGATATTATTGAAAAAAATGATTTCACAGGTGGTAAGGGACAATATAACCTGAAGGATGCGACAGATGATTATATAAAATTTATGGTAAAAAATTTCCATTTCAACAGGAAGTTAAAAATAGCAGTTGATACTGGTAATGGAACAGCAGGTCCTCTAATCGTCAAACTCTTTAAGAAATTAGATATTGATATACTACCACTTTATACTGATAGCGACCCTACTTTCCCACACCATCTTCCTGACCCTTTAGTTCCTGAAAATCTACAGGACCTGATAAAAACAGTAAAAGAGAATAATATTGATGCTGGTTTTGGATATGATGGAGATGGAGACCGTCTCGGTGTTGTAGATGAGAAAGGCAATATACTCTGGGGAGACCAGTTGCTAATCATATATGCAAGAGATATATTAAAACGTTTACCAGGTTCTAAAATTATATTTGATGTAAAATGCAGTAAAACGCTGGAAGAAGAAATAATAAAAGCAGGTGGTATCCCCTTGATGTGGAAAACAGGACATTCTCTCATAGAGAACAAGATGCATATAGAAAAAGCACCTCTTGCAGGAGAACTTTCAGGACATTTATATTTTGCAGATGAGTATTTTGGATATGATGATGCTATATATTCTTCGCTACGATTACTTAAAATAATGGATGAGACAGGCAAAAATCCCTCTGAATTACTTGCAGGAATTAAAAAATACCATTCAACACCTGAGATACGAATTACAGTCCCTGATGAGAAAAAATTTGCTGTTGTTGAAAAACTTAAGACATTCTTCTCCTCTCAGGGATATAAAATTTCCGATATAGATGGTGTAAAGGTCTTCCTTTCTGATGGATGGGCACTTGTAAGGGCTTCAAATACACAGCCAGCACTTGTTATCCGTGTGGAAGCGGAAACATATGAAGCGCTGGAAAATATTAAAGAGAACTTTCTGAAAGTTATCAGAAGTTCTATATAAAAAATAAAAACGTGATAAAAAAAGGAGGTGAGCCCTTATGAAGTGTCCTTTACGTCTCAGACCTCAAAAAAGACCATTAGGAGAAGCAACCTTTGGTGTTCCTGAATTCATTGAGGACTTTGATTTATGCCTTGAGGAAAATTGTGCGTGGTGGGACATGGATAAAAAGTGCTGTGCTGTTATACATCTATGTGCTATAAAAGAGAACCTGACTGTTTTGGCTGAAGATAAAAAACAATAAATCTGGAGGTAATTATGAAAAATATACTTATATCTGTCCTTATGGTATTTTTACTTCTATCCTGTTCAAAAGCAGAAATAATAAAAGCACCGGATTTTACACTGAAGGATATTAATGGAAAATCAGTAAAACTCTCTGATTATAAAAACAAGGTTATAATACTTAACTTCTGGGCAACGTGGTGTCCACCATGTATAGGAGAAATACCTGACTTTGTTAAATTTTACAGTGTCTATAAAAGCAAAGGAGTTGAGATAATCGGAATTGCAGTATCTTCAACTGTAGATGATGTAAAAAGTATGATAAAAGAGAAAAATATAAATTACACAGTATGTCTATCTGATAGAGATATTGAAACACTCTACGGAGGAATAAGGGCTGTTCCTACAACCTTTATTATAAATAAACAGGGTAATATCTATAAGAAAAAAATTGGTGCTATATCAGAAAAAGAACTGGAAGAAATAGTAAAAAACCTTCTATGAAAAGAGATGAAATTATAAAGATTCTAATTGATAAAGAAGGGTTGAAGAGTGACCAGATTGAAATGGTTGTCAATGAAAAAGAAAAAACAGGATCTCCCTTTGGCTATCTTCTTGTGAAGTTTGGACTCATAACAGCAGACCAGTGGTATAACTTCGTCCTGAAAGAACTCAAAATAGTCCCTCTTAATATATCAGGGATGGAGATTGACAAAGAGGTGCTTACATCCCTTCCGGAATTTACCTGTAAGAAATATAGAACCATCCCTGTTTATAAAGGAGGAAGAAAACTTATATGCGGTATGGTTGACCCTTCAGATGAAGATGTAATAGAAGAATTAAAAAAGATCTCTTCTATGGAGGTAGAACCACGTCTGGTCAGAGATGCAGATGTGAAAGTTGCCCTTGAAAAATATCTAACACAGGGAAGTTTAAAGGTAATATCCCCTGTTGAAAAGATTGAGTCAGCGGGGAAGGTCTTCAAACCATCAGGTATTACGGAAATCAGTGAAGCATCTGCAGTAGAAGCAGTAGAGGATATGATAAAAAAAGCAACTGAATTGAAGGCAACCGATATTCATATAGAGATTGAGGAAGAGGGAGTAAAGCTTAGGTATAGAATCAATGGGTTACTTTATGAGTTTCCTCCACCACCACTTGAACTTTATCCTGCTATTGTCTCTCATATAAAAGTACTTTCATCTCTTGATATAGCAGAGAAAAGAATTCCTCAGGATGGTTACTTCAAAATGAAACTTTCAGGGATAGATGTAGACCTGAGGATATCAACCTTTCCTACAATCTTTGGAGAAATGGTTGCTATGAGGGTATTGAACAAAAAGAATATTGTTTCAGGACTTGAACAACTTGGTTTTCTACCGCAGACACTACATAGCTGGAGAACACTTCTTGAGGAGCCATATGGACTTTTACTTGTTACAGGACCTACAGGAAGTGGAAAAACAACAACATTATATTCTTCTCTGAATGAACTGGACAGTATCCATAAAAAAATAATTACTGTGGAAGACCCTGTTGAGTATCACATCCAGAATGTTGACCAGACACAGATTAATCCAAAGGCAGGACTTACATTTGCTACTGCATTGCGCTCTATTTTGAGACAGGACCCTGATATAGTGATGATAGGAGAAATAAGAGACAGAGAAACAGCAGAAATTGCTCTGCGTGCTGCACAAACAGGACAACTTGTATTCTCAACACTTCACACAAACACTGCTCCTGCTGCCCCTGTACGGCTGATAGATATGGGTATTGAACCATATCTTATTTCATCTTCACTTATAGGAGTACTAAACCAACGTCTGGTAAGGAGTATATGCCACAACTGTAAAGAGAGATATAAACCATTAAAAGAGGAATTGATACAGATAGGAATTCCTCAGGAGAATGCAGAATACCTTTTCAGGGGAAAAGGATGTCATCTATGTAATGGAACCGGATTTGGAGGGAGAACAGGTATATTTGAACTTATGGTTATGAATGAGGAACTAAGAAGAGAAATAATGATAAACCCAGAGGTATCAAGAATAACTGAAATTGCAAGAAAGTCAGGTATGAAATCACTCCGTGAAGATGGAATAATAAAAGTACTTGATGGGGTAACCACTATCTCAGAGGTCCTTTATTCCACTAAGAAATAAATGTATAAATAAAGTATTTGCAGAAAAGTAAAGTTGATAGTAAATTACAAAATACGTGAAAGGAGTTTTGCTATGGAGATTATTAATCCTTTTGAAGGTAAAGGGAATTGGTATAAAGGTAACCTGCATACACATACAAATATCTCTGACGGGAAATATACAGCAGAAGAAATATGTGAACTTTACAGTAAAAAGGGTTATCAATTCATTGCAATTACAGACCACAACATAATAAGCAAAGAAATACAACATAAAAATATGCTTGTAATGAGAGGGGTAGAATTACATCCCGAAGGATTTCATATCGTAGGCATAGAAGTGAAAAATGGATTCGCTTCGGAAGAAACCACAATACAGAAGGTTATAGATATGTTGAAAGAAAATTCATCATTGGTAATTATTGCACATCCCTACTGGAGTGGAAAGACATCTTCAGACCTTTTACAACTGAATGGATATACAGGGATTGAGGTATATAACAATGTCTGTCACCATCTTATAGGGAAAGGATATTCCAGTATACATCTTGATGAAGTTTTACAGACAGGAAAAAAGATATTCGGTTTTGCTGTTGATGATAGTCATTCGGAGGAACATATCGGTAGCGGTTTTATAATGGTACGGAGTAGCAGATGTGATAAAGAAGATATCGCTCTTTCCATCAAAAAAGGGCATTTTTATTCTTCCACAGGTGTTTCGATAAAGAATATCTCATTGGAAGATAACATTATCTCTGTAGAATGTGACCCTGCTGAATATATTGACTTTATAGGATATAACTCACTTGGAAAGAGATTCTCTGGAAAAGATATTAGATATGCAGAGTATCAAATTAAAGGGAATGAAATATATATCAGAATAGAAATAACTGATAGATATGGAAAAAAAGCATGGACTAATCCTGTTGTTTTTCTGTAAATGCCTTTTTCCATACTTTAAGCAACGATCCCCCAAGTAATCTTACCACTATCTCTGACGGGATTGTTAATAACTCCCTGTCAGGTATCTCCGGAGAGACAGGTCCATCATAACCAACATCTGCAAGTGTATTAAGAAATACAGGAATATTAATAATACCTGTTTCCCCTGGCATATATCTTCCTTTCTTTTCAGATGATATGTCCCCAACCAACACATATACTATATCTTCTTTTGAGACCTTTTTTAATTCTCCAAT
The window above is part of the bacterium genome. Proteins encoded here:
- a CDS encoding type II secretion system protein GspG encodes the protein MKKGFTLTELIIAVTIVIIVAAISLKMVSLILHKARVVSAKTQIAQLAQILQTIKDDTGLYPVVLSDILSKSPPSGMEKGWHGPYSVSIPIDPWKTPYFYKIPLTNVFGSPPFIRGTGKPFSYYFNFEATSQTATMKIENYGVASAYVCVNGTTIFSHKDFCAKPPHPQIYERQVNIKDGTNYMEAWLASQPTSYFLVYIYGYFPTKEYFLLGSYGRDRKEGGKGVDEDIVWHSEKYPNFQ
- a CDS encoding phosphomannomutase/phosphoglucomutase, producing MGKINRNIFREYDIRGIYEKDLKGDIPYLLGRGFGTIVMKNGKRNICVAGDNRITTPGLKERLVSGLLDSGCDVTDTGIVPTPVLYFAVHNYQFDAGVMVTASHNPPEFNGFKMVIGNKSLYGQEIQEVADIIEKNDFTGGKGQYNLKDATDDYIKFMVKNFHFNRKLKIAVDTGNGTAGPLIVKLFKKLDIDILPLYTDSDPTFPHHLPDPLVPENLQDLIKTVKENNIDAGFGYDGDGDRLGVVDEKGNILWGDQLLIIYARDILKRLPGSKIIFDVKCSKTLEEEIIKAGGIPLMWKTGHSLIENKMHIEKAPLAGELSGHLYFADEYFGYDDAIYSSLRLLKIMDETGKNPSELLAGIKKYHSTPEIRITVPDEKKFAVVEKLKTFFSSQGYKISDIDGVKVFLSDGWALVRASNTQPALVIRVEAETYEALENIKENFLKVIRSSI
- a CDS encoding TlpA family protein disulfide reductase, yielding MKNILISVLMVFLLLSCSKAEIIKAPDFTLKDINGKSVKLSDYKNKVIILNFWATWCPPCIGEIPDFVKFYSVYKSKGVEIIGIAVSSTVDDVKSMIKEKNINYTVCLSDRDIETLYGGIRAVPTTFIINKQGNIYKKKIGAISEKELEEIVKNLL
- a CDS encoding GspE/PulE family protein, with product MKRDEIIKILIDKEGLKSDQIEMVVNEKEKTGSPFGYLLVKFGLITADQWYNFVLKELKIVPLNISGMEIDKEVLTSLPEFTCKKYRTIPVYKGGRKLICGMVDPSDEDVIEELKKISSMEVEPRLVRDADVKVALEKYLTQGSLKVISPVEKIESAGKVFKPSGITEISEASAVEAVEDMIKKATELKATDIHIEIEEEGVKLRYRINGLLYEFPPPPLELYPAIVSHIKVLSSLDIAEKRIPQDGYFKMKLSGIDVDLRISTFPTIFGEMVAMRVLNKKNIVSGLEQLGFLPQTLHSWRTLLEEPYGLLLVTGPTGSGKTTTLYSSLNELDSIHKKIITVEDPVEYHIQNVDQTQINPKAGLTFATALRSILRQDPDIVMIGEIRDRETAEIALRAAQTGQLVFSTLHTNTAPAAPVRLIDMGIEPYLISSSLIGVLNQRLVRSICHNCKERYKPLKEELIQIGIPQENAEYLFRGKGCHLCNGTGFGGRTGIFELMVMNEELRREIMINPEVSRITEIARKSGMKSLREDGIIKVLDGVTTISEVLYSTKK
- a CDS encoding CehA/McbA family metallohydrolase; the encoded protein is MEIINPFEGKGNWYKGNLHTHTNISDGKYTAEEICELYSKKGYQFIAITDHNIISKEIQHKNMLVMRGVELHPEGFHIVGIEVKNGFASEETTIQKVIDMLKENSSLVIIAHPYWSGKTSSDLLQLNGYTGIEVYNNVCHHLIGKGYSSIHLDEVLQTGKKIFGFAVDDSHSEEHIGSGFIMVRSSRCDKEDIALSIKKGHFYSSTGVSIKNISLEDNIISVECDPAEYIDFIGYNSLGKRFSGKDIRYAEYQIKGNEIYIRIEITDRYGKKAWTNPVVFL